A window of the Cannabis sativa cultivar Pink pepper isolate KNU-18-1 chromosome X, ASM2916894v1, whole genome shotgun sequence genome harbors these coding sequences:
- the LOC115699565 gene encoding uncharacterized protein LOC115699565 yields MEKNEEWRKMADTHKMSQEEIKAAGVEGSQRPPGHNPGGVLHQRRKLPYSPAIMAIGGLLIIGTIGYFTLYTTKKPDATAKDIAKVAAGMAESEDTRPRK; encoded by the coding sequence ATGGAAAAGAACGAAGAGTGGAGGAAAATGGCAGACACCCACAAAATGAGTCAAGAGGAAATAAAAGCAGCTGGAGTAGAAGGGTCTCAGAGGCCACCAGGCCACAATCCTGGGGGTGTCCTCCATCAGAGAAGGAAGCTTCCCTACAGCCCAGCCATCATGGCCATTGGTGGCTTACTCATCATCGGTACCATTGGATATTTCACACTATACACTACCAAAAAGCCTGATGCCACTGCCAAAGATATAGCCAAGGTCGCTGCCGGCATGGCCGAGTCTGAGGACACTCGCCCAAGGAAGTAG
- the LOC115699557 gene encoding transmembrane 9 superfamily member 8, protein MESSGSRIFLAPTFLAILLLLITGACSFYLPGVAPEDFRQGDELKVKVNKLTSTKTQLPYTYYSLPFCRPEKIIDSTENLGEVLRGDRIENAPYVFKMRETRMCNIACRLTLDAKTTKQFKEKINDEYRVNMILDNLPLVFPARRLDQESPPIYQLGYYVGVKGQSAGKDERYYIYNHLSFTVKYHKDVQTDTARIVGFEVRPYSVKHEYEGKWDEGNTRLSTCDPHTKQTVVNSNSPQEVEEGKEIIFTYDVDFKESDVKWASRWDAYLLMNDDQIHWFSIVNSLMIVLFLSGMVAMIMLRTLYRDISKYNELETQEEAQEETGWKLVHGDVFRPPQNSDLLCVYVGTGVQFFGMILVTMIFAVLGFLSPSNRGGLMTALLLLWVFMGLFAGYSASRIYKMFKGTEWKRIAFRTAVMFPAIVSSIFFVLNALIWGQKSSGAVPFGTMFALIFLWFGISVPLVFVGSYVGFKKPAIEDPVKTNKIPRQIPEQAWYMNPIFSILIGGILPFGAVFIELFFILTSIWLNQFYYIFGFLFLVFVILIITCAEITIVLCYFQLCSEDYLWWWRSYLTSGSSALYLFLYATFYFFTKLEITKLVSGLLYFGYMLIASYAFFVLTGTIGFYACFWFTRLIYSSVKID, encoded by the exons ATGGAATCCTCTGGATCTCGAATCTTTCTAGCTCCGACGTTCTTAGCGATTCTTCTGCTTCTGATCACTGGCGCATGTTCGTTCTATCTCCCTGGTGTGGCTCCTGAAGACTTTAGACAG GGAGATGAATTGAAAGTGAAAGTTAACAAATTAACGTCTACAAAGACTCAACTTCCTTACACCTACTATTCTCTGCCCTTTTGCCGTCCAGAGAAAATCATAGACAGCACTGAGAATCTCGGGGAAGTACTTCGTGGGGATCGCATTGAAAACGCTCCTTATGTG TTTAAAATGCGGGAGACCCGAATGTGCAACATTGCTTGTCGGCTGACACTTGATGCCAAGACTACAAAACAGTTCAAGGAGAAGATAAATGATGAATATCGGGTCAACAT GATCCTTGATAACCTGCCTCTAGTGTTTCCCGCACGAAGGTTGGATCAGGAATCTCCTCCAATTTATCAGCTTGGCTATTACGTTGGCGTGAAAGGACAATCTGCG GGCAAGGACGAAAGATATTATATCTACAACCATTTGTCATTCACTGTCAAGTATCATAAAGATGTACAAACCGACACAGCAAGAATTGTTGGATTTGAGGTTAGGCCATACAG TGTGAAACATGAATACGAAGGGAAATGGGACGAGGGAAACACTCGTTTGAGTACATGTGATCCTCATACCAAGCAAACGGTGGTTAACTCCAATTCTCCTCAAGAAGTTGAAGAGGGCAAAGAAATTATTTTCACATATGATGTTGATTTCAAG GAGAGTGATGTGAAGTGGGCTTCTAGATGGGATGCTTATCTCTTAATGAACGATGATCAAATTCACTGGTTTTCCATTGTGAATTCTTTGATGATTGTCCTCTTTCTCTCGGGTATGGTTGCCATGATAATGCTCCGGACACTTTACCGTGATATTTCCAAGTACAATGAGCTTGAAACCCAGGAAGAAGCCCAAGAAGAGACAGGATGGAAGCTTGTTCACGGGGATGTTTTCAGGCCCCCACAGAATTCTGATCTCCTCTGTGTGTACGTGGGAACTGGAGTTCAATTTTTCGGAATGATACTTGTGACCATGATCTTTGCTGTTCTCGGATTCCTATCCCCATCCAACCGAGGTGGTCTCATGACAGCCCTGCTCTTGCTGTGGGTTTTCATGGGCCTTTTCGCTGGTTACTCCGCTTCCCGCATATACAAAATGTTTAAAGGAACAGAATGGAAGAGGATCGCTTTCAGAACTGCTGTCATGTTCCCAGCTATTGTGTCCTCAATTTTCTTTGTCTTAAACGCACTCATATGGGGCCAGAAATCATCCGGGGCTGTGCCATTTGGGACCATGTTTGCACTTATCTTTTTATGGTTCGGAATCTCAGTCCCACTCGTGTTTGTAGGCAGCTATGTTGGGTTCAAGAAGCCAGCCATTGAAGACCCTGTAAAAACCAACAAAATTCCAAGGCAGATTCCTGAACAGGCCTGGTACATGAACCCAATCTTCTCGATTCTCATTGGAGGAATCTTACCCTTTGGAGCCGTTTTCATTGAACTCTTCTTCATCCTCACCTCAATCTGGCTGAACCAATTCTACTATATCTTCGGTTTCCTCTTCCTGGTCTTCGTGATTCTCATCATCACTTGCGCTGAGATAACCATTGTGCTCTGCTACTTCCAGTTGTGCAGTGAGGATTATCTGTGGTGGTGGAGGTCATACCTAACTTCAGGCTCTTCTGCTTTATACCTCTTCCTCTACGCTACTTTCTACTTCTTCACAAAGCTTGAAATCACAAAGCTTGTGTCTGGCCTCTTGTACTTCGGTTACATGTTGATTGCTTCGTACGCATTTTTTGTGCTCACTGGCACCATTGGGTTCTATGCTTGCTTCTGGTTCACAAGGCTCATTTACTCATCGGTGAAAATTGATTAG